The sequence ATGTACAAGTGTGTATTCCCTCATATAACATCAATATATTATGATAAatgttacacttatgtataagAGAATGTGTATATGGTAGGTCCTGCAACTAGTAACTGAGTCTTTTAAATTGATAaaatttttaatcacatttttgccttCACTGGTTAATTTCAAgtggtcctgctgtgtgacagTTTTTAATAGTACTAATATTCCATGTATTGCATGCATACTaactgtagatttgaaaaaatTGAGTTTAACATGGTTTTAGATTTATTGTAGAATGTCACACTACCCAACACTGGCTCGAAATGTCCTGCCAACTACCCGTTTCCTTTATCAAGCCtactttaaaggaattttccagttcaatacaagttaagctcgatcaacagcatttgtggcataatgttgattaccacataaatgtatttagacttgttCCTCCCTCCATCCCTCTTTcttatttttaaaagcaaaactCTAGGCGAAGGGGCGGTCACACTATGCTTTGAACATGCACATTTttggaccaggatatgatgtcacactgGACAACTTATGTTGTCAGTAAATAATACaccacaaataacaaataatattatattacaattttttaaatatattgtgtactcactttcctgcaacaataaagcacgcagctttaaaatatgtattctttgtattgagaTAAGAGGTCCGAGCAAGTGACGTTTCAATCTTTTATTGGTCATGCGTCCTCACATCTCACAAATTCACggttcagagttcaccaagcttgaactttggtacACAGCGTAGTACAAAATCGCTTTGCATGCACTTGCATTTACAGTCTGCTGTATTCAGATGCtattgaatgggagtgaatggagtgcAAATGTAGTTTGACCGTCcctttacagtgaggcacttacaatggaagtgaatgggggccaatccgtaaacattaaaatactcactgtttcaaaagtatagccacaagacctcaacaatatgtgtgttaacaagattttagtgtgataaaattacctttactgtgtaaagtcatattcaatttaaaaaaaaatttgcctgACATaagtggaacccgacatggtcttctgttgtagcccatctgcctcaagtttTGATGTGTTATActttctgagatgctgttctgttCACTActattgtacagagcagttagcTGAGTTACCGTAgtttttctgtcagctcaaaccagtctggccattctccgttgacttctctcaacaacaaggtgtttccgtccgcagaactgccactcgctgggtactttttgtttttggcaccatttggagtaaattctagagactgttgtgcatgaaaatcccaggagatcagcagttacagaaatactcaaacaagcccgtctggcaccaaatatcatgccacagtcaaaatcaatgagatcacattttttccccattctgatggttgatgtgaacattaactgaagctcctgacccatatctgcatggttttatgcattgttaccacacaattggctgattagataatcatatttatacgtaggtgtacaggttttcctaataatgtgatcagtgagtgtgtataaatatgtagttaaatgaaaatattttaaatggttgTTGGAGGTTTTctaatggtgattttacacactaTAATGTAAACTATAAGAGATAAGGAGAAGATGCATTTTGCCATTATGCCCAAAGATCTGGAACCTTTTACCAGTTGAAATTAGACTCCAAGCATTCATCTTTTTACATtagattttaataataaatttaaCTCTGTTTAGTCATTATAACTAATTTATAAATGTTCCCaatttgttgttctttttttttggttatattacacttttattgttattttgatgATTtcgttttgttgtttttaagcttattattgtattatattgcaTTACACGATGATGTAAGAACCAGGATCCTGTTTATACTATGTTTCAGTTCACTGTACACATCCTAATGTCTTTATTTCCTGTGTAGACCTACAGCTATACTCACCTGTCTGCCGGTGACCTGCTGAGAGAAGAGCGCAGCCGCAAGGGGTCGGAGTTTGGTCAGCTCATTGACAACTACATCAAAGACGGAAAGATCGTCCCTGTCGAAATCACCATCAGCTTACTGAAAAAGGTGGTTACACCTGTCTGTACTGTTCTACAACTTCTGCAGTCCTGTCATCACTAATGTAGAAGATATTTTCAAACAGGCTGAGATATAGTACTGAAAGTGAACTCACTGTGTGATAAATATAATGTTTCACTAACCGAGGAGCAGAGTTCAAAGAGCATTCAGGCTGTGGAATGGGCGTGTCTCATATTAGGCATAAATCATGACTCCAATAACATGCATTATAAAGCACTCAAGTCATTTTAGGCACAATGTGCAATGAAGCTCTTTAACTGATCTCATTATTGTGAGTTGCAGATTAGTATTTTATTGTATCTAAGTTGGATATTAAGTTATTTGTTGTTATATTTTCTGAAATCCTCTGAAAAGTATTTGTGCCATTGGCAGGCAATGGAGGAGACTATGAAGGCAGATGAAAACAAGTTCCGCTTTCTTATTGACGGTTTCCCACGTAACCAAGACAACCTACAGGGATGGACCACTGTCATGGACGAGAAGGCAGACGTCAAATATGTTCTTTTCTTTGACTGTAGTAATGAGGTAAGAAGTGGGCTATTTTTAAGTTGATTttgatgtatttattcattttttgctctgcaattactttttttttaagttactaGCTAGTGTTATATTTACTTAAAGTTcacttagttcacccaaaaatgaaaatcctctcatcatttactcaccctcatgccatcaccgatgtgtatgacttttttcttcagctgaactCAAATGTCTCAGCTGAGTTGGTCCTTTTAATGGATGTGGATGTAACATGatatttgatgctccaaaaagctcagacaatcagcattaacttcatccatatgactcaagtgtttaaattaatgtcttataaagtGAGACGATCGCTTCTGCtgcaaaaatgatacatttttaagtactttTCACTATAAACAATCGCTTCCAAGGGCTGAGGTCACGCGGTCTCTTGTTTCTCTTGATGTATTGGGGTTGGCATGTTCACGCGAGAAGTGATGCATACGACAcaccggaagagcagcgctgtttacaagtgagtaggaggaacgctgtacagactGAATGCCTTAAACAAATTGAATCAAATTTAAAGGTGCCAGAAGATTTTGATTTAAGAGGTGAAGAGGAGATACATGTGTAATAAAGTTAGTAGTTTAGACAGATGGAGAGGGTCAAAATGGTGAAGAGCTTTCAAAGCAATGTTTAGAACCCTGtataaaacaaagagaaaaaaaagacggTTTATAAATGTTCAGGTTTTGTTgagtttgatttttgtttgtCACTGCATGAAAGGTTATTTTAAAGGTAAGTGTTCCATCAACACGTTACACTGGTGCTTGTGTTTTTCAGGTGTGCATTGACAGATGTTTAGAGCGGGGGAAGAGCAGCGGACGCACTGATGATAACCGAGAAAGTCTAGAGAAGAGGTACGTCCTACCCATCCAGACCCTCCTTGGTCTGGATGGTTTACCcaatgaaaatgtatgtgtatgactttctttcttcagcagaaaacaaatgaagatttttgaagaatatttcagctctgtagttccatgcaatgcacgtgaatggtgaccagaactttgaagcctcataaatcacataaaggcagcacaaaagtaataaatacaactccagtggttaaatccataacttcagaaagGATATAATTGGTTTTGAGTGAAAACaggccaaaatataactccttcactggattttaatatatatataaatatatttttgatagcATAGCCACTAGACTAACAGCACCAATGTTATTTCCTTTCATTCTTAATGCACATTCGTATTTGTGTTGACGCATTAAATCCTTGATTTCTTGTCAGGATCCAGACATATCTCCAGTCCACACGGCCCATTATAGAGCTGTATGAACGACAAGGGAAGGTGCGCACTATTGATGCCTCCCGCTCTGTGGATAAGGTAGGACTGTTGTAGCGgtttattttacttaatttaactgatatttattttagagtcagaactatccattttaggaGGATAAATAGATGTCTTTCCATCCTTTCATTTCTCTCACTTCTCTTTCAGGTGTTTGCAGATGTGAAAAACATTTTGGATAAAGAAGGCTAAAGCTACATATGTCCacggcaaaacatttttttaaattaagttgtCTGTTTATTGATTTTGGCAGTGTTATGTCTTCATGAATCGATATACCTTTTTACTCATTCAGTggtaatataatttgttttaaatgtgggAGAGAGTGCGTGTATCTATATGATTGTAATTCACTGAAGAGGAACAATATCTCAGTAGAGAATCAAGTAATCTTGAGCAATAACATTCAGGGCACTTCTATAGGAACAGTACATGCTTGGCATATATGTGTTACATCTATTCGTGTTTAGGACTGTCTCGCATTATTAAGTGTATAGAACAGAATTGGATACATATTGGCCAAGAATAGGTCTGAAAATGTTGCAGTTCCCGTAGGGTTCTGTGAACATCTGCACTTAACTGTACAGCTGAAACAATAACATTGTTCTGTAAGCAGATGAGCAATTGTAACTGACCTACATGAAGTAAGAATATTTTAGTACATTACCAGACCTGTCTGTGTTATTATATGTGGCAACATTGTTTTGTATAGTGATTCAAAACAGGTTCTGAGGATCTATTGGTAGCCTTTAAGAGAATTGGGTTTTAGCTGCAAGTTTtactttttgttatgttgtggTCATTGCAAAAGTTGCTACTGTATTCCAGACACATGGCATCTTTGCTCTGGCAAAAGATTTTTGGGGCAGATTTATGAATAAACTGTCTATATGTCATATTGATTTGACAGTTCAGTCTGTGTTTAGATTGTGTCCAGTTTCTCATACTAACAAATCACTTAAAATAAGATTTCAAATATCAAGGATGACAGcattccctaaaaaaaaaaaaaactcttcagtTTGAATCTTTCATTTGAATTTGACACAttcttttaataaaaagaaatggcATTAATGAGAATGAATAACAGCCTTGTAAAGTATTTGAGCTGTATGATCATTCTTGTTTCAATTATAAAACGTTGATACCTATGGCAGACTCGATTATATACATTAACCCACATTTTAGCTCTGCTAATTTTTCTACATTATTCTACTCTCTTTCAGAAAGATAATACATCTCTTGTCAAATTAATTTGTCTAATGCAACAAGAAAACTGACTTTTCTAACATTAGGGCAAATCCAGCTGCAAATGCATCCTGGTGATTTCTTATACAGTAGTAAATAATTCCAGATAAATAGCTATTGCATACATACAACTGTCCATAAACATAGAAACAAAACAGGGTACTATGCCTGTGAATTGCTAGTTTTTGACACCATTATAAAAGAAAAGATTTCAAGTAAAACATCTAGATTTTGaactacattgtaaaaaaaatcctgttgtttttaccaaaaataatctgtcagctgtgtttgccagaataattatgtaaaaaatatagttaaaatgtaaaccactttacagaccaacttgtacattttacagtttaaaatggttttaatttACACGCTtgctgaaactgtaaaaatctgttgttcactttataaggtatttgttaatcactgtagtaattatagaagggcacatgatgacatgaagtttatCAGTATTGGCTCTTCCTGGAGCAATGTCCAATAAAAATGTAGAGACGGTCTcagtatcactcacacaaacaccatcatgtgagatttaaataatgcagtaaatatgaactaaattacatcaaatataacaccgaaCACAccagtgtacgtaactgatatagaaaatatgatgaaacagaactattcccataaaatataatgaaatgtacccatttgctccaaaacCAATAGAATCACTcatgtttgaatgactttccagaagaggaataAAATAGAGAGCAGTGGATTAAGACAAAAGAAATGGgaaaagatgccaaatttactttcACTCTCTcggcagctgtaatagaaaccccctcgcagctatggtaattcattttatataactaatataacaataagcataatgttataaattgacacaatatttaatgaaatatttaatgcgagatttacgctgctaaataaggcagatacgcgtcatcacagtctgtgaaaaaaggTCTATTGTAGTCTCTtgacatgatcatgatttcaagatccaTTAGCCTGTAGGCTCCCCTATGTAGAAGTTGTGGcgagagcgctagatggcactaggaagtgtaattgagcttaaaatcatgatcatgcctgcAATGTACTTTAATGatgactttatttcctttttggagtttcgaaggtctggtcaccattcacttgcattgtatggacctactgaaatattcttctaagtaTCTTCGGGTGTGGTGTTTAGGTGTCCAtgtacttttggccatatagtgtataaTGAAAATCTGtcttaatgtaaaaataaattattaatagcaATAAAGCTGAAGCATGTTTTCAGTATtataatactttctcctatcctagcTTAAAATGCAGGAAAAACTATAAGCCAtgcataggttaattttcttgaaaactgtaaacactgcgtCTATCTGGTACTATAAAACTTTTTGTGTGTTTCGAGTTTTCTTCTcataacattgactcaaccactatcgtgagtttggggcaggacaatTCGTTACTTTGACCAATGGTAGCTGGTgaggcgtattcagaaagctgttttgaaaacaaagtttatttttccaATTCCGTTTTGTGACGCTAATGTCGCAGAAGttacatatttcagctttaaataaataagtaaaatagaACTCCACACTTAATTTCTATGGTATCAAATATTTAATTGTAAGGGCCTTCTAGTACCAAAAACAGCTGTACAATATCAAACAAATGTCTTAATACATATTATAGTTAGACAGTGTAGAGTGTGCCTTAAAAGTACCACATTTTAACAACTCTCAAAGCAGACACTGCAATTGCAAACACAATTATACTTAACAGAAATACAGTTTACATACAGTTTGGCTGAAAGGGAGTGAAATAACATCACTGGTATTTGTAAACAGACATAAATAATAGAAATGTTTGTATATGCTAATCCAGCCTTATTCAATGACTTTTCAGTATGTATTGGCAAGAACTTGATTTACAATGCTTGCAAGTCAATTATTTCCTTATTTAAATATGATTAGCTATCATGATATCTGTGTGAAATCATGCAGAGTGAACAAGTGCTTCTGCATATCTGATAGGAAGTACACAAAAAATGTGCTGGTGAATTCGTCCTGCATATTTAAGATACCATTTGCAATTGCATCATATCCGTAAACATGTAGGTAAGGCCATCACAGAGATATATGGCTTTTTAGTATGGCAGTTCCACTAATGTACCGCAGGTCTGTCATGTATATTGTAGGATagctttgttttgaaagattatgTTAAGTCTGTGAAGAGCTTAAAGTGCTTTTTTTTCAGGTCTTAGAGGTCTGTTCTGGTTTTGTGGTTCTGGATCTTGGTGTTGGTGACAGTGCCGTGTTTCTGCCGCAGATGCAGTCGCAGCTGACTTTTGTGGCGGAAGTGCAGGTCACAACTCTCACACTGAAAGGAGAAAACAGCAAAGATCTCACATTAAATACTTCATTTATAACATATTAACAACTACATCAAACTTTTATTCAAATCCCTTACCCAAAGTATGGATAACAGACTAAGCAAGCACCAATAATTTCTACTTTGAGCATCATAACATCAAAGGATTGTAATTTAGAATCGAAACTATATGTGTGACTTCCATAATAATATGTAGACATGTTAGAAACTGAAATTCATAATGTTACTCACATgataaggtttctctccagtgtgtatTCGTAGGTGACTCTTGAGTGTCTGAAGGTGGCGGAAACGAGTGCCGCAGACGTCACATgggtatggcttctctccagtgtggatcAGTACATGAGCCCTCAAATGAGCCACCTGGCAAAGAGAACAAGAGTAACGTTTAAGATGATTCAGCTGTAGTCTGATCCTTAATCACCTCACAGTGTCACTGTACAGAAAcaccagtgttttgtttttacctGGACGAAGCGAGAGCCGCAGGTTTCACATTTGTACGGTTTTTCTCCTGAATGGATACGTGAGTGGGTTTTCAGATTTGCAGGCCTGTTGAACTGTGCTCCACACACATTACAGCAGTATGGCTTCTCCcctgaaaaaattaaacattgcGAAAATGTTAAAGCAATGCTACTTGTCACATCATTCAAATGCAGAACATTGACACTGCAGAATCGTTATGTGATTTGCATGTGGTAATGCAATCACTTACCTGTGTGGACAGACTTGTGGCTAGCTAGGTTTCCTTTATAGTGGAACATGGCTTGGCAGCAGTCGCATTTGTATGGCTTTCCGTCCTGTACCCAATGAGGCTTCTCTGCATCCGATTCGCTCTTAGAGTCACACTCATTACAGTAGAGTCGGCCTATTTCTGACAAGACattggaaaatatttatttagttcacactgcacacaatttccgttttttttttaaagttctttaAGACTGACTGTCCACACTGTAATTTTGCAAGTGATGATATTGGATCTGTTTGTTTAGTcgatgagcatgtttacatgtggAGTAATATGCTGATTGATAACCAAAAATCGGCTTAATCAAAAACtctttacatgagatttgaaatcatcgtATTATTATCTGCTTTTGACGATAAAATGTAAATAGTCACACACATGCTGTATAAATAGTTAAGAAATGCCAATAAATAGGTTTTCACATACACATCAAGTCcaaaatgaaagaagaaaaaaaacactgaattTCCAATTTAACCATTCAGATGGAAATGCAAACTGGATTTCAAATCACATAAGGGGTTTgtaaaaaccatgttttttgttgttcagACTTAAAAAAAATGGATTCAATTGAGATTTAATGGATACACCCCAAAAATGGATTTACCTGTCAGAACAAAGCAGGgctgtaaccaccatagacattgaggggaCATGCCCCCAGCCCCCATACTGAATATAATCAAACACCCATTTCAAACTTTAGGTAAAGTGTATTCACCTAATCTTGTGGTTCCCATGCTGCTCTCCTCTGTCGAAGTGTTGAGGTGAGGCGATGAAGAGCCACACTCCACCTTTTGAATGCATTCATCTGTAAAGCTGAAACAATTACAAGACATCACATTAAAAAATAGCTCTTTGGcctgtttgaaatgagttttcttaacttaaaattactatgtaatctcaacacaaactctttgtgtagaaagaaccttgTTGAATTTGGTAAACCCAACTTAATTAGACAAGTCAATGTAACAAAAATTAATCTCTTATTTCTAGTATTAGTATTAACTAGCGAAAGTGGATGCTAGCATACTAAATACATGCTAGTTGGAAGCACTACAaagtgtagtttagtaactatgcCATGACCAGCACAGCAATTTTTCAATGAAGCAACCAAACCATTTCATGTGCGACATCCACCTGTCCTCAATGATAGCTCAAGTGTCTCTCTCTTCACCAAAACTCCAatataacagaaactcttctaaatctcaacatacaAAAATTTTAAACAACAAGTCTcaccctttatattcatcttgcacaaaaaaataacacttaatttgaacatttactctccctatggAGTCCcactgcaaagcatgctgggaaatgaccagtttcatcaatgctacatgaacaccacaaaataaattcttgtagtcccaactcaaatggattaagtaaattcatattttacaaaaaatggatagaatgcaatgaaatcaaatgttgacaaaatgCTCTAGAATTGtgtttactttatttaatttgaattaagtaaattgaacatcCTTTTTTTGAGAGCATGTTTACAAATACAGCTTAAAAGGCTAATACTTGCACTGGCATCTCTTGAAGAATACCTATTCATAGAAGAGCACAAACCTGCTGTCAATATTGGGTTGACTTCTGGAAGTATCTTCATTGGCCTTATAGGTGGAATCTTTAACTGTTTGGGATTGAGTTGGTGTGTTATGGTCAGTCACTCCGTCTTTGGAGTTCAAAACTATGAACTTGTACTTTTTCCAGTTGCGGACTTTGGGATCACTCACTGATCGCTGCGGAGACGCCACCCCTCGACTACAGCTGCTGGACTCTGCGGGTGAGTTTGGCTGGCAGTCTGATCTAAGGGGGCTTTGAGGACTTCTGGTGTCCGTATTCACACATGGCGCTCCCTTCCTGTCTCCCTCAGCCCGAGCTGACCGGAAGAGCACAGATGGGCGGATCCTCTCCTCTCTGGTCTCCATGGCTCTACCAGTAGTCACTCCACTTTCTGGCTGGGATGTTACGCTGGTCTTTGGGATCTGCCAGAGGGGGTTTGTGGTGTTGGAGGTCTCCAACAGGAGAGGAAGGTGTCTATAGAATCGAGTAGGGCTTTCAGTGGAAGTGCTGACTGCATAGTGTAGACTGCATGGGCCGTAGGTTCTGGTGTTAACACTGGATGGGGTGTTCAGGGCATCGCTAAGAAAACATGGAGCTTCTTTTGTTAAACATCCATGATCTGTCTGCTTCACACACAAGCCCCTTGGAGAAGAcaaggaaaacatttttacaaattacatatttttctCTAAACAGAGCATCTTAGGCCATGTTTACACCTGATATTCCCATCTGGCCCAGTCAGGTGAGACAGGTTGCCATTTAAACCTGGTAGTAatactgtatgtgtctgtgtgttactgcatgatgatAAAGCACAGAAAAGTCCAAAAGAAACATACAGAAAGTCGCCACACTGTTGCGTCCAATTACACTTACATTTTATATCTCAACACAAATGTGAGGTTTCAAATAGATAGTAaatccacttgtgatcagattaccCAAAACCGACGATAATAACAGGAGTAAATGGGGTCTTGAATGCTTTCTTGGAGTTCAGTTCTAAGCGCTTACCTGGAGTCCATGAACCTCTGGCATGTGTCCATCACATGGTCCATCTGTAGGTATGTGGCCATGTTGAGTGTGGCTATAATGAAGTTATCTTTAAGGGTGAGACAAGACGTGTACATAAACTCCAACAGTATGGCGAAACCAGTGGGGTCCACCTTTGGATCTAAACTTATGAAGCTCAGGTTGCTTTTGTGGGTGTTGGCAAACATAGAGTAAAAGAGGCCGCTGGAACAAGATAAAGACATATCACactaaacataatgtacatatcATATATTGATTAATTAAATGCTTCTGGATTAAGCTACACAATGCTTAaattaaacaacacaaaaactgCACTACCTGCATGCCATCAGAACTGTCTTATGTGCCGGGAATTGCTGTCCACCGACCAAAATGGTGACATCTGTCAGGATGTTTCTGCTGCGCAGACGGTTGAAGTTGAACAGCACATCACCGGCATGACGAGTGAATTTGATGCAGCCGTCTGCTGCACTTGACATGTTGTCCACCTGTGTAGAAAGTACAATGCCTGGTCAAATATTTGCCCAAAAAAATCTATATGGATTTCCACTGAATCACACAATAAAAAGCCTattaaaaaaagtgttacaatgttataaaatattaaatataaaaaataaatacatgtgagcTTTACTAAACAGACACTAGGTGACCATAAAGTCACAAAGTTAGAAACAAAATGTGTGTTGACAGACTTTTACAGTAAGACCTAAAAATACATTCTATGATCCTGTCATTCCAGTTCTCAATTACCCTTcaggttattttattttaattatgttgacTCAACAAagtattattttgaaataaatccATAACTTTAATTTTATTCAAGTGCCATAGTCTGTAGACAGGACAGTGGCTGTGTCTCAAAACTAGGGAACTGTCTATTTAGGGACCTTTTTTACGTCCGCGctgattttcaattatttttccaTGTAAAAATGCGCTTGACTGAGGTCTTTCACAGTTGCGCGACGTccagctgttttttgtttttttagcatctCGAGCAGGATCGTTTTTTAGACGCCGTGTCAGGTTAAAAATAACTTCTGCAGTcaaaaacgcgtctcgagacacctgcgttcttgCATACGTTGCGCTGCGTCTAGCGTATGTTCGCAAGAACGcgttcggtctgaacggcccctcaGACTACAGTTAACGGGCACGTTCTCAATACTGAATTCAGGTttaaaccactgatctatatatatatatatatatatatatatatatatatatatatatatatatatatatatatatatatatatatatatatatatcactgatctatatatataatagatcagTGGTTTAAA comes from Xyrauchen texanus isolate HMW12.3.18 chromosome 9, RBS_HiC_50CHRs, whole genome shotgun sequence and encodes:
- the LOC127649362 gene encoding UMP-CMP kinase-like, producing the protein MIVGLLHRLSEKLPRVVHRISVMKKPQVVFVLGGPGAGKGTQCARIVETYSYTHLSAGDLLREERSRKGSEFGQLIDNYIKDGKIVPVEITISLLKKAMEETMKADENKFRFLIDGFPRNQDNLQGWTTVMDEKADVKYVLFFDCSNEVCIDRCLERGKSSGRTDDNRESLEKRIQTYLQSTRPIIELYERQGKVRTIDASRSVDKVFADVKNILDKEG
- the LOC127649229 gene encoding B-cell lymphoma 6 protein-like encodes the protein MSSAADGCIKFTRHAGDVLFNFNRLRSRNILTDVTILVGGQQFPAHKTVLMACSGLFYSMFANTHKSNLSFISLDPKVDPTGFAILLEFMYTSCLTLKDNFIIATLNMATYLQMDHVMDTCQRFMDSRGLCVKQTDHGCLTKEAPCFLSDALNTPSSVNTRTYGPCSLHYAVSTSTESPTRFYRHLPLLLETSNTTNPLWQIPKTSVTSQPESGVTTGRAMETREERIRPSVLFRSARAEGDRKGAPCVNTDTRSPQSPLRSDCQPNSPAESSSCSRGVASPQRSVSDPKVRNWKKYKFIVLNSKDGVTDHNTPTQSQTVKDSTYKANEDTSRSQPNIDSSFTDECIQKVECGSSSPHLNTSTEESSMGTTRLEIGRLYCNECDSKSESDAEKPHWVQDGKPYKCDCCQAMFHYKGNLASHKSVHTGEKPYCCNVCGAQFNRPANLKTHSRIHSGEKPYKCETCGSRFVQVAHLRAHVLIHTGEKPYPCDVCGTRFRHLQTLKSHLRIHTGEKPYHCESCDLHFRHKSQLRLHLRQKHGTVTNTKIQNHKTRTDL